From the genome of Xylocopilactobacillus apis:
TTATTACTTTGGTAAAGATTTAGCAGATAATTTCGAATTTAGTTCGATTAACGATATCATGACGATCTTTCAAAATTTGGGATTGGGCCAAATTTCCCTTTCTAAAGTTAAAAAAGATATTTATTTGTTTCAGATTGAAGGAAATGAAATTAGCCAACGTTTTAACCTTGATAAGAAGCCTGAATTCGCCTTAGAAACTGGCTTCTTAGCTAAATCAATTTCTGAAGCCATTGAAAGACCGGCAGAGGGGCAATTCACGGTTGACGACAAAAAACGAACGGTTTCGATTATGATTCAAACTATCCCCCAATAGCTCTTAATAAAGATAAAATTATAATGATGCCTGCTGCTGTCAGGTGTCTTTTTTTGTGCATAACCATCACACCAAGATATTCTCTTAAAAAAGCCGTTCCGCGATAATAAAGCGAAGTCCTACTGCCAATGCCGTTGGCTTTAATATTTAGTTCTTTTGCTAATAAGGCTGCCCGAAAAACGTGATAATCACTAGTGCAAAAAATAAAGGCGTTTTGCGTTAATTTAGAACTAAAAATTAAATTTTCTTTGGTGTTGCGCGAATTTGGTTCAATTAAACTCATTGATTCTTCAAGTTTATATTTCTTAACCGCATAGTTTCTCATTGCCTCAGCTTCACTGATCAGTTCATCAGAACCCTGCCCGCCTGAAAAAATAATTTTTGGTGGTTTCTTCATTTTGGAAGCTAAACGAACAGCTGCTTCGATTCTATTTCCTAATAATTTTCCAACTTTTCGTCCGTTGATAAGCCCTGAACCAAGAACAACTACCCAGCTGCTTTTTATTTGCTTAAAATTCAAATAAATTCCGTATATAAAACTGGAAAGAAAAAAATTAACAAAAGTTATTGTCAGATATGTTGTCGAAAGCGGCACAACAAATAAAAGTTTTCTCCCCCAAGTAGGAAGATCTTTATTTACAAATCCTACTAAAATTAGGAGAAAGATATAACTAGATACCGCAATGGTCAGCAAAAAATTACTAAAAGTATGAGCTTCGTGAATCCAAAGCTTTATTAACTGATAAAGTAGATACCAGGCCAAAATAAAAGGAAAAATCATAAATAGGCCTGTAATAATAATGGCTTCGATCCCTAAGAAAATATAACTTGATCGAAGCATCCCAATAAAAAGCTGAAATGATAAAAAGAAGCAGATAAAGCTCGTGAAACATAAAATTCCCAACTTAAGAGTTCGAGGCTCTTTTTTTAGCTGCCAAATTAAAAGCACAATTAAAAAAAAGGCAACGATTAACAAACCGCTCCCAATTAAACCCACATAAGATTTCATTGCTATTTATTAATATCAATACTTGGAATATATTCCATTGGAACAATTTCTAAAGTAATATCTGGATCATCTGATGCAATA
Proteins encoded in this window:
- a CDS encoding DUF2507 domain-containing protein, producing MNKNQIETYLKLTPEQRDSSFLIRDILLNNIFGNDTKKVLYYFGKDLADNFEFSSINDIMTIFQNLGLGQISLSKVKKDIYLFQIEGNEISQRFNLDKKPEFALETGFLAKSISEAIERPAEGQFTVDDKKRTVSIMIQTIPQ
- a CDS encoding YdcF family protein encodes the protein MKSYVGLIGSGLLIVAFFLIVLLIWQLKKEPRTLKLGILCFTSFICFFLSFQLFIGMLRSSYIFLGIEAIIITGLFMIFPFILAWYLLYQLIKLWIHEAHTFSNFLLTIAVSSYIFLLILVGFVNKDLPTWGRKLLFVVPLSTTYLTITFVNFFLSSFIYGIYLNFKQIKSSWVVVLGSGLINGRKVGKLLGNRIEAAVRLASKMKKPPKIIFSGGQGSDELISEAEAMRNYAVKKYKLEESMSLIEPNSRNTKENLIFSSKLTQNAFIFCTSDYHVFRAALLAKELNIKANGIGSRTSLYYRGTAFLREYLGVMVMHKKRHLTAAGIIIILSLLRAIGG